The following coding sequences lie in one Haematobia irritans isolate KBUSLIRL chromosome 3, ASM5000362v1, whole genome shotgun sequence genomic window:
- the LOC142230981 gene encoding uncharacterized protein LOC142230981, with amino-acid sequence MTRDDNDASEEASGADLSSLKQQRSSMKRNISNMHKKVEKDGAKVDSTILECRLQILESYFKQLCHIQTQIETLSPADTSRSDLEELFITAKAKILGLLNKSRSSIPGDTTLMNASIAGISTQSRLPSLKLPRFDGKYGEYKRFISTFNNMVHENQTITPVDKFNYLLNCLSGPALAVVEAFQVSEENYPKALTRLQERYDNKVLIFLEHINTLFDIPKMAKGDSSSLRNIIDTVSAVRGSLLSLGSEADVMNAILVHLVLNKVDADTKQNYDEKQEYKSLPSWDCCYDVLSLRCQFLESHGKRTEFGEKAKLVKPKQNFNRTAHTFVNSNPNCVYCNSTDHYLQTCSSFSAIAVPDRFNFVKRGGLCINCLRKGHMVSKCPSKSRCRFCNSTHHSVLHIFSPDNSGQSTISNTTTVQPSTSNQNPVSLVARSCKRAIIPTAVVLIKDYCGTFQPVRALLDSGSELNFISEETAKRLRLKFRPYSQEVSGIGEVRTRIKFTVSATIKSRISSFQWSSTFAVTPTIASVQPGEYIYTSNWKIPTDIPLADPLFFKPQHIDILLSAEVFFDLLLDGRISLGYGMPNLTNTVFGYIVGGIASTGQARSNFTCNLMVNSLEVDLDKTLKKFWEVEEYEKNPNMLSEEEAACENHFVENVKLDFDGRVVVRLPFKENPKCLGDSFEAARKRFLSLERRLDRDLQLKSMYKEFMDEYLSLGHMSLYNQPLCGTYYIIPHHCVLRPQSTTTKIRVVFDASSRSSSNKSLNDILMVGPTIQQDLITTLFSFRLHKYAFTADISKMYRQFRIDENDRKYQLILWRNQKDEHLKVYQLNTVTYGLSAAPFLAIRSLFFIADKYSHSHPCGSEVLRNDLYVDDVLTGADDLATLAQKKNELVKILSFHGLELAKWNSNNIMFGSNQDAEITIKTSEDEVAKALGMSWKPKEDVFTYRFELPDVMNPTKRSVLSIVSKIYDLLGLLSPIVIRCKILLQEMWVQNIGWDDPLTEHLKSLWLQIKSDLNYIHKVEVPRYVLTSNDTLGEIHGFADASQRAYGCCIYYRVCLKGEYKTTLLIAKSKVAPIKAQSLPRLELCAAVLLNNTWLKIQPKISSFVSSIYFWTDSKIVLQWLKLHSSTLNCFVANRISELQEKTRNVSWRHVPSKSNPADVVSRGCSAEEISNTIWFSGPSFLEEDITKWPGTEEQLNIEILERRKAAVFVANSSEVNIIDDLLDKHSSYIKFIRIIAYIFRIFNRCPAKKDVNISDVIHLSPDELEEGFWRIVAHIQMWCFGADIKSLSNGGLVNPSLQKLSPFVHEMTLGATTVKILRVGGRLSQAPIPYDARFPALLPKDHRFVKLYIEHVHRSHLHAGAKVLLGLLRQKIWIVNARDVVRKVVRNCVHCFHYKPKLMEQLMGNLPSDRLRAQRPFLIAGVDFCGPFMTSYRIRGKVPYKTYIAVFVCFTSKAVHLELVSDLSTNNFILCLKRFVGRRGIPQKLYCDNATNFVGARNQIKELKESLFRDDVVHDMKSLCCQLGFEFCFIPPRAPHFGGLWEAAVKSTKTLLIKNVGKAYLTFEELQTVIIDVEAILNSRPIAPISNDPNDGEALTPGHLLIGSSLVAVPDKHIDSSQSSLLSRWQRVSFLKQQFWQMWSRDYMLSLQQRSKWFKDNNNIKEGQLVLIHEDNTPPQQWLLARVTKPILGRDGKVRVVELKTKSGICTRPIHKVAPLPNNEEV; translated from the coding sequence ATGACGAGAGACGATAATGATGCTTCTGAAGAAGCAAGTGGTGCTGATTTGTCTTCTCTTAAACAGCAACGTAGCTCTATGAAGAGGAATATCAGCAACATGCATAAAAAGGTAGAAAAAGATGGTGCAAAAGTAGATTCCACTATTTTAGAGTGTCGTTTGCAAATTTTGGAATCATACTTCAAACAGTTGTGCCACATCCAAACTCAAATAGAAACACTTAGTCCGGCTGACACATCGAGGAGtgatttggaagaacttttcataACAGCAAAGGCAAAAATATTGGGCCTTCTGAACAAAAGTCGTAGTTCTATACCTGGTGATACTACTTTGATGAATGCTTCAATTGCCGGAATTTCAACACAATCTCGTTTGCCTTCGTTGAAATTGCCTCGTTTTGAtggaaaatatggcgagtataaaagatttatttcgacATTTAACAACATGGTCCATGAAAATCAAACTATTACCCCAGTTgataaattcaattatttattgaacTGTCTCAGTGGTCCCGCTTTGGCAGTTGTTGAAGCTTTTCAAGTGTCAGAGGAAAACTACCCGAAAGCACTAACACGGCTCCAGGAACGTTATGACAATAAGGTATTGATTTTTTTGGAACATATCAACACTCTTTTCGATATTCCGAAAATGGCAAAAGGTGATAGCTCATCATTGCGGAATATTATTGACACTGTTTCGGCTGTTCGTGGTTCTTTGTTGTCGCTTGGGTCTGAAGCAGATGTTATGAACGCAATTTTAGTACATTTGGTTTTGAATAAAGTGGATGCAGATACGAAACAGAATTATGATGAAAAACAAGAATATAAATCGTTGCCCTCTTGGGATTGTTGCTATGATGTTTTGAGTCTTCGTTGTCAATTTCTCGAAAGTCATGGAAAAAGGACAGAATTTGGTGAAAAAGCAAAACTTGTCAAGcccaagcaaaattttaatcgcaCTGCCCATACTTTCGTCAATTCAAATCCAAATTGTGTATATTGTAATTCAACTGATCATTATCTGCAAACTTGTTCTTCGTTTTCGGCAATAGCAGTTCCCGatcgttttaattttgtaaaacgcGGTGGCCTGTGCATTAATTGTCTGCGAAAGGGGCATATGGTTTCAAAATGTCCATCAAAATCACGTTGCAGATTTTGTAATTCAACTCACCACTCAGTGTTGCACATTTTTAGTCCAGACAACTCGGGACAGTCAACCATTTCGAATACTACTACAGTGCAACCTTCAACTAGTAATCAAAATCCAGTTTCGCTTGTGGCTCGCTCATGTAAAAGGGCAATCATTCCGACTGCTGTGGTTCTCATCAAAGATTATTGTGGAACTTTTCAACCGGTAAGAGCTTTACTTGATTCCGGCTCCGAACTCAATTTCATTTCAGAAGAAACTGCAAAAAGGCTTCGGCTTAAATTTCGACCATATTCACAAGAAGTTTCGGGAATTGGAGAAGTTAGAACCAGAATTAAATTTACCGTGTCCGCTACAATAAAATCAAGAATTAGTTCGTTCCAGTGGTCCTCAACTTTTGCTGTTACCCCAACAATTGCATCTGTACAGCCCGGTGAGTACATATATACTTCAAATTGGAAAATTCCCACCGATATACCGTTAGCTGacccattgtttttcaaaccgcaACATATTGACATTCTTTTgagtgctgaagtattttttgatttattacttGATGGTCGAATTTCTCTTGGATATGGTATGCCAAACCTTACCAATACTGTTTTTGGATACATTGTTGGTGGTATCGCAAGTACTGGTCAAGCGAGATCTAATTTTACATGCAATTTGATGGTCAATTCTTTAGAAGTGGATCTTGATaaaactctaaaaaaattttgggaagtaGAAGAATACGAAAAGAATCCCAATATGTTGTCCGAAGAAGAAGCAGCATGTGAAAATCACTTTGTTGAAAATgttaaattagattttgatgGAAGAGTTGTGGTCCGCTTGCCATTTAAAGAAAATCCCAAATGTCTCGGCGATTCGTTCGAAGCTGCTCGAAAACGTTTTTTGTCCCTGGAAAGACGTTTAGATCGTGATCTACAATTGAAGTCAATGTATAAAGAATTCATGGATGAGTATTTGTCCCTGGGTCACATGTCGCTCTATAATCAACCGTTATGTGGTACCTATTACATAATACCACATCATTGTGTTTTGAGACCACAAAGTACTACAACAAAAATTAGAGTTGTATTTGATGCATCTTCTCGTAGTTCGTCAAATAAATCATTGAACGATATTTTGATGGTTGGACCAACAATACAACAAGACCTGATCACCACACTATTTTCGTTTCGTTTACACAAGTATGCTTTTACTGCTGATATTTCTAAAATGTATCGACAATTTCGAATAGATGAAAATGATAGAAAATATCAACTCATATTGTGGAGAAATCAAAAAGATGAACATTTAAAGGTATATCAACTGAATACTGTTACCTACGGTTTATCTGCCGCCCCATTTTTGGCGATTCGTAGTTTGTTTTTCATTGCAGATAAATATTCGCACTCGCATCCTTGTGGTTCTGAAGTTTTGCGCAACGATTTATACGTGGATGATGTACTCACCGGCGCTGACGACCTTGCAACGCTGGCTCAAAAGAAAAACGAGCTAGTAAAAATATTAAGTTTCCATGGCCTTGAGTTAGCAAAATGGAACAGCAATAACATCATGTTCGGTTCAAATCAAGATGCAGAAATCACCATTAAAACAAGTGAAGATGAAGTTGCAAAAGCCTTGGGTATGTCTTGGAAACCCAAGGAGGACGTTTTTACTTACCGATTCGAGTTACCAGATGTGATGAATCCTACAAAAAGATCTGTTTTgtcaattgtatcaaaaatctaTGACTTGCTTGGACTATTGAGCCCCATTGTCATTCGATGCAAAATACTTCTTCAAGAAATGTGGGTGCAAAACATTGGATGGGATGACCCATTAACTGAACATCTTAAATCATTATGGCTCCAAATTAAATCGGATTTAAATTACATACATAAAGTTGAAGTCCCCAGGTATGTTTTAACCTCAAATGATACTCTTGGAGAAATTCACGGATTTGCTGACGCCTCGCAACGAGCATATGGTTGTTGTATTTACTATCGAGTTTGTCTTAAGGGAGAATACAAAACGACCCttttaattgcaaaatccaAAGTGGCCCCAATTAAGGCACAATCACTACCACGGCTCGAATTGTGCGCAGCAGTATTGCTGAATAACACATGGCTCAAAATACaaccaaaaatttcaagttttgtcTCATCGATATATTTTTGGACTGATTCCAAAATCGTACTACAATGGCTTAAATTACATTCGTCGACGTTGAATTGTTTTGTGGCAAATCGTATTTCTGAACTACAGGAGAAAACAAGAAATGTTAGCTGGAGACACGTCCCTTCGAAGAGTAACCCTGCTGATGTGGTTTCGCGTGGATGTAGCGCGGAGGAAATTTCTAATACCATTTGGTTTAGTGGCCCTTCGTTTTTGGAAGAAGATATTACAAAATGGCCCGGAACTGAAGAACAATTGAACATCGAAATTCTCGAACGTAGAAAGGCAGCTGTTTTTGTGGCAAATTCATCAGAAGTCAACATCATAGATGACCTTCTCGATAAGCATTCttcctatattaaatttattagaaTAATTGCTTATATTTTTCGTATATTCAACAGATGTCCTGCTAAGAAAGATGTGAATATTTCTGATGTAATTCATTTGTCCCCAGATGAATTAGAAGAAGGTTTTTGGAGAATTGTGGCTCACATCCAGATGTGGTGTTTTGGTGCCGATATCAAATCACTGAGTAATGGTGGTCTGGTAAACCCATCGCTTCAAAAACTTTCACCATTTGTACATGAGATGACACTTGGAGCAACCACAGTCAAAATTCTTCGTGTTGGTGGTCGTTTGTCCCAAGCGCCCATTCCATATGATGCAAGATTTCCAGCACTATTACCAAAAGACCATCGCTTCGTTAAATTGTATATTGAGCATGTTCATCGCTCACATTTACACGCTGGAGCAAAAGTGTTGTTGGGACTATTGCGCCAGAAAATATGGATTGTAAACGCCAGAGATGTTGTACGCAAAGTTGTTCGCAATTGCGTTCATTGTTTTCATTACAAACCGAAATTGATGGAACAGTTGATGGGAAATTTGCCATCAGATCGACTTCGAGCTCAACGCCCATTTTTGATTGCTGGTGTTGATTTTTGTGGTCCATTCATGACGTCGTACCGTATCCGAGGAAAAGTGCCTTATAAAACATACATAGCTGTATTTGTGTGTTTCACTTCCAAGGCAGTTCATTTAGAACTAGTTTCGGACCTATCGACAAACAATTTCATCTTGTGTCTCAAAAGATTTGTTGGAAGACGTGGCATACCCCAAAAGTTGTATTGCGACAACGCCACTAATTTCGTTGGAGCACGTAACCAAATCaaagaattaaaagaaagtcTTTTTCGAGATGATGTGGTCCACGACATGAAATCACTTTGTTGTCAACTTGGTttcgaattttgttttatacctCCCCGTGCCCCACATTTTGGCGGACTGTGGGAAGCAGCCGTCAAATCTACAAAAACGCTACTTATAAAGAACGTTGGCAAAGCATATCTTACTTTCGAAGAGCTACAAACAGTCATAATTGACGTTGAGGCAATTTTAAATTCGCGCCCCATCGCTCCAATATCAAACGATCCCAATGATGGTGAAGCCCTAACGCCTGGTCATCTGCTTATTGGTTCTTCATTGGTTGCAGTTCCCGATAAACATATCGATTCATCCCAATCATCATTATTGTCTCGGTGGCAAAGGGTctcatttttgaaacaacaattttggcaaatgtgGTCCCGAGATTATATGCTATCTTTACAACAAAGGTCAAAGTGGTTCAAAGACAATAACAACATAAAAGAAGGGCAACTAGTTCTAATACATGAAGACAACACTCCGCCACAACAATGGTTACTAGCTCGTGTTACAAAACCTATTCTAGGCCGTGATGGAAAGGTTCGTGTGGTTGAACTGAAAACTAAATCTGGAATTTGTACTCGGCCAATTCACAAAGTGGCTCCCCTACCAAATAATGAAGAGGTTTGA